From one Rosa rugosa chromosome 4, drRosRugo1.1, whole genome shotgun sequence genomic stretch:
- the LOC133742150 gene encoding separase isoform X4 encodes MASATETLLSKLESADSAGIHRLISDYLNPFADLHKKKTSTDHQTLQRSLAKKFTPFLNRALAILPKRLADPSKLDAKFAPELFDIYRLCLDSMDAVSSQFSGKPYKFHIQRIRLVYAFEAWGRHKDAESEALRVLKSFKAIELGTKPVNLDRRFVPGVEQGGCDKEFGALLGEVVWMLAKCASLIQSQEAEVYERLLCMVEELGPWFRVLDETVHDKVHRQLAIYLERCTLFLVRELSSLGANLVCKFCRITVSEYAKSSIKDHMFKCARRICSAVFSLQETSSSLISNTLLCLFDSLVDECKAEVEYSGKDFIELIAYCANKCRTASTNLSGTMRSHSKKLITHFDQDPPLNLILRLYATGLHYIDCSIKSKDEDLTSPGGAIRMLLDDEDTMTDLSDCLDSLESYFQIGTNDISKSGFSMSHVQKDLKDYLLPYFNALEFLCHPLVDLVYSGKKQIFADNGAASVSSELCVIQGAFHQLYDLFLSLQTYRITCEIDIDGFKHNSILRASVAAFILSTRTKLNMQKSAQILNHVITSEWIQLDGLKHIYVSLYNTGTRLYKNKELNEASEALKLSCKASWTRVIHLCELFAGKLKVASADPSEDTILDVLNESCTGSAFLLDILNQVDNHEVKRAMAECLETWSIAANLFGRLPGPMSVVKQWVKMECKCCNNMHIEDSGPTLYSLLSSSKKISKKTTEIILEQGLLAYEKMYAVNPEFCQKMQMQIINILLQDVYVTPDSWLQKARILVRKGRALKLSGIEGLKDCIHCLSEAISSLQSKMYNNTSIHQTSPRHELAVAYCLRALCTQEDEPQSEKMFQDIRAALDAWLGISTTDMCSPDDNCSPDDKCLMVSENTMMLLYNIIDLLSIKGHMDYYHDIYRLLIRLFNWKNIPLEKCLVRLWECRRVSHALCTSPVNDALIMSLSDHFGELPKSIDFWIDYLKGSQQLVIGFQHNFSFLFTNLPWGPCNHASLFRCEITVDEVKKAALELISSVPVSSESAYVAAYLYYDLCERLVSNGQLVEALSYAMEAHQLRLELFQKKFAYSFVRKAEKYNETRDTYQKFTLEDHNLEVKRSVAREVWSFDTSSCNLENCYLSPYNVLQCYLESTLQVGIIHEIVGNGAEAEVVLQWGKTISCSQSLPLFAVAFCSVLGKLYHKKQLWDLAEKELQSANQYLKASAKDISCVKCRLMQKATVKLNLGDLYQSKFYSSRSASLEKLSYAESLYKSALTKLNLSEWQNSVSCPGQTVLKEVGYSAGSISSHFAETKVEPKSKIEAKKSRTKNARKPVGRDQGSVPEYNLRSTRSRCQSSQNQSVRGTGVQVGHPKHLKRSTECDSSDNLSNNDFLLDLKTCEVSYGSDLTCICNKMRCWHCLPMEVMESGLLKNFVDLKWEYVRRRLSLRLLTGLGNCLENQGQIHETNEFILQSILILVSRNPFCITTSSIPSTSLLDLMAKEIPGDVLSVERAEVLYSICWLSLKIRSKNTRVIFSDLPHIHLPKLVSWLMLAFVLCREVPVLFQKVSRLLAAIFLLSASSELFSLSSSCKKLHENHWASYFHQASIGTHLNYQFFTKVSERCKLQHLLNGEGAHVAGSCLVSETQKLHRVAPESIQDLEEFVTEFFSGLPCTTIICISVLGGPYASLLQELLCFPSRMHAWILVSRLNSKNQPISMLLPVDSVLEGDSDDVSYTGIKDWHCPWGSTVVDDVAPEFRLILEGTHSSSVKHPVQDTNEKKLNWWVQRKNFDRRLGTWKIHGLVLGNLSYWVNGQTASSWTWYIRSWCAI; translated from the exons ATGGCCTCCGCCACCGAAACTCTCCTCTCCAAGCTCGAATCCGCCGATTCCGCCGGGATTCATCGCCTCATCTCCGACTACCTAAACCCATTCGCCGACCTTCACAAAAAGAAGACCTCAACCGACCACCAAACCCTACAACGCTCTCTCGCCAAAAAATTCACCCCCTTCCTCAACCGCGCCTTAGCCATCCTCCCCAAACGGCTCGCCGATCCGTCAAAGCTAGATGCCAAATTTGCCCCCGAATTGTTCGATATCTACCGCCTCTGCCTCGACTCCATGGACGCCGTCTCCTCCCAATTTTCCGGCAAGCCCTACAAGTTTCACATCCAGAGGATCCGGTTGGTTTATGCATTCGAGGCCTGGGGCCGCCACAAGGATGCCGAGTCCGAGGCGCTTAGGGTTTTGAAGAGCTTCAAGGCGATTGAATTGGGAACGAAACCGGTGAATTTGGACCGTAGATTTGTGCCAGGTGTCGAGCAGGGAGGCTGCGATAAGGAGTTTGGGGCTTTGCTTGGAGAAGTGGTGTGGATGCTAGCCAAGTGTGCTTCGTTAATTCAAAGCCAGGAAGCCGAGGTGTATGAGCGGCTGCTTTGTATGGTTGAGGAGTTGGGACCTTGGTTTAG GGTGTTAGATGAAACTGTACATGACAAGGTGCACAGACAGCTTGCCATTTATCTCGAGAGGTGTACTCTTTTTTTAGTCCGGGAGCTATCATCCTTGGGAGCAAATCTCGTATGCAAGTTCTGCCGCATAACAGTGAGCGAGTATGCAAAGTCATCCATCAAAGATCATATGTTCAAG TGCGCCCGTCGAATATGTTCAGCTGTATTTTCATTACAAGAGACTAGTTCCTCATTGATCAGTAACACATTGTTATGCTTGTTTGACTCCCTTGTTGATGAATGCAAG GCTGAGGTCGAATATTCAGGAAAAGATTTTATTGAACTTATTGCTTATTGTGCCAATAAGTGTCGAACTGCAAGTACAAATCTTTCTGGTACTATGAGATCTCattcaaaaaaattaataactCACTTTGATCAG GATCCACCTTTAAATTTGATTCTAAGACTTTATGCTACTGGTTTGCACTACATTGATTGTAGTATAAAGTCAAAGGATGAGGATCTTACATCTCCTGGAGGTGCAATTAGAATGTTGCTTGATGATGAGGATACAATGACTGATTTGTCAGATTGTCTTGATTCATTAGAAAGTTATTTCCAAATTGGTACAAATGATATTTCCAAAAGTGGGTTTTCCATGAGTCACGTGCAGAAGGATTTAAAGGATTATCTTCTGCCTTATTTTAATGCATTGGAGTTCTTATGCCATCCACTTGTTGACTTAGTATATTCGGGAAAGAAACAGATTTTTGCTGATAATGGAGCTGCCTCTGTTTCTAGTGAACTGTGTGTTATCCAGGGTGCATTTCATCAGTTATATGATTTGTTCCTTTCTTTACAAAC GTACAGAATTACTTGTGAGATAGATATAGATGGATTTAAGCACAACAGCATCCTTCGTGCTTCTGTGGCTGCTTTTATACTTTCCACCAGAACGAAGCTTAACATGCAG AAGAGTGCACAAATACTGAACCATGTCATTACCAGTGAATGGATTCAACTTGATGGTCTAAAGCATATATATGTCTCTCTCTACAATACTGGTACACGTTTGTACAAAAACAAGGAGCTGAATGAG GCTTCAGAGGCTTTGAAGCTTTCCTGCAAGGCATCTTGGACTCGTGTTATACATCTCTGTGAACTGTTTGCAGGCAAATTAAAGGTCGCCAGTGCTGATCCTTCTGAAGATACTATTTTAGATGTCTTGAATGAGTCGTGTACAGGAAGTGCTTTTCTATTGGATATTCTTAACCAAGTTGATAATCATGAGGTGAAAAGAGCTATGGCAGAGTGCCTTGAAACTTGGTCTATTGCAGCAAATTTGTTTGGGAGGCTGCCAGGTCCAATGTCTGTGGTGAAGCAGTGGGTTAAG ATGGAATGTAAATGCTGTAACAATATGCATATTGAGGATAGCGGTCCAACCTTATACAGTCTGCTGTCATCTTCTAAGAAAATATCAAAGAAGACAACTGAGATAATCTTGGAGCAG GGACTTCTTGCTTACGAGAAAATGTATGCTGTGAACCCCGAGTTTTGTCAGAAGATGCAAATGCAAATTATAAACATACTACTGCAAGATGTGTATGTGACACCAGACAGTTGGTTACAAAAAGCAAGAATTTTAGTGAGAAAGGGAAGAGCGTTAAAACTTTCTGGGATCGAAGGTCTAAAAGACTGTATTCATTGTTTATCAGAAGCAATATCTTCACTT CAGAGTAAGATGTACAATAACACCAGTATCCATCAAACATCTCCTCGCCATGAATTAGCTGTGGCATATTGCTTACGCGCGCTTTGTACCCAGGAGGATGAACCACAATCAGAG AAAATGTTTCAAGATATCCGTGCTGCCCTTGATGCATGGTTGGGCATTTCTACTACAGACATGTGCTCTCCAGATGACAATTGCTCTCCAGATGACAAATGTTTAATGGTGTCTGAAAATACGATGATGCTCCTATACAATATTATTGATTTGTTGTCTATCAAG GGTCACATGGATTATTACCATGATATATATAGGCTTTTGATTAGATTATTTAACTGGAAAAATATCCCGTTAGAGAAGTGCTTGGTCAGATTGTGGGAGTGCAGGAGAGTTAGTCATGCCCTTTGTACTTCACCTGTTAATGATGCACTCATCATGAGCTTATCAGATCATTTTGGTGAACTTCCAAAGTCTATTGATTTTTGGATAGATTATCTTAAAGGATCCCAACAATTGGTAATAGGCTTCCAACATAATTTCTCATTTCTATTTACAAATTTACCTTGGGGCCCATGCAATCATGCAAGCTTGTTCCGATGTGAAATCACAGTTGATGAAGTTAAAAAAGCTGCTCTTGAACTTATTTCAAGT GTTCCTGTATCAAGTGAGTCGGCTTATGTAGCTGCATATCTCTACTATGATTTATGTGAAAGACTAGTTTCAAATGGACAGTTAGTTGAG GCTCTATCATATGCAATGGAAGCTCACCAGTTACGCCTTGAACTATTCCAAAAGAAGTTTGCGTACTCTTTCGTACGAAAGGCTGAAAAGTACAATGAAACTAGGGATACCTATCAGAAGTTTACACTCGAAGATCATAATCTGGAAGTTAAACGATCAGTTGCCCGTGAAGTTTGGTCCTTTGACACCAGTTCATGTAACTTGGAAAACTGTTATCTTAGTCCCTATAATGTACTTCAATGTTATCTTGAAAGTACTCTTCAG GTAGGGATTATCCATGAAATAGTTGGAAATGGAGCTGAGGCCGAGGTAGTTTTACAGTGGGGAAAGACTATTTCCTGCTCACAAAGCTTGCCACTATTTGCAGTTGCATTTTGTTCGGTCTTAG GAAAACTGTATCATAAGAAACAGCTTTGGGATTTGGCAGAGAAGGAACTTCAAAGTGCCAACCAATATTTGAAGGCTAGTGCAAAAGATATTTCTTGCGTAAAGTGCAGATTGATGCAGAAAGCAACTGTTAAACTGAATCTTGGTGATTTATACCAAAGCAAATTTTATAGTTCAAGGAGTGCATCTTTGGAGAAATTGTCTTATGCTGAAAGTTTGTACAAATCAGCACTTACCAAGCTAAACCTTTCTGAGTGGCAAAATTCTGTTAGTTGCCCTGGACAAACTGTACTTAAAGAAGTTGGATATTCTGCTGGCAGTATTTCTAGTCATTTTGCGGAAACCAAGGTGGAACCAAAAAGCAAGATAGAAGCTAAAAAGTCTAGGACTAAGAATGCCCGAAAACCAGTGGGGAGGGATCAAGGTTCAGTTCCTGAGTATAATTTGAGGTCAACTCGGTCTAGATGCCAATCTTCTCAGAACCAAAGTGTAAGAGGTACTGGTGTCCAAGTTGGTCATCCAAAACATTTGAAACGAAGCACTGAGTGTGATTCTTCTGATAATTTAAGTAACAATGACTTTCTTTTGGATTTGAAAACTTGTGAGGTTTCATATGGGTCTGACCTAACATGCATTTGCAACAAAATGAGGTGTTGGCATTGTCTTCCCATGGAAGTTATGGAATCTGGGCTACTGAAAAACTTTGTAGATTTGAAATGGGAGTATGTCCGTAGGCGTCTCTCTCTCAGGCTTCTGACAGGATTAG GAAATTGTTTGGAGAATCAAGGTCAAATTCATGAAACAAATGAATTTATCCTGCAAAGCATATTGATTTTAGTCAGCAGGAACCCATTTTGTATAACTACCTCATCGATTCCGTCGACTTCCTTGCTTGATTTAATGGCAAAGGAAATCCCTGGGGATGTGCTTAGTGTTGAGCGTGCAGAAGTACTGTACAGCATATGTTGGCTGTCTTTAAAGATTCGTTCCAAGAATACCAG GGTTATTTTCTCTGATCTGCCTCATATTCATCTACCAAAACTAGTGTCTTGGCTGATGTTAGCTTTTGTGCTCTGCCGTGAAGTTCCTGTACTTTTTCAGAAG GTTTCTAGATTGCTTGCTGCTATATTTTTACTTTCTGCCTCAAGTGAGCTTTTTTCTTTGTCATCTTCTTGCAAAAAGCTCCACGAAAATCATTGGGCTTCTTATTTTCATCAAGCTTCAATTGGCACCCATCTCAATTACCAATTTTTCACGAAAgtatcggagaggtgtaaactcCAACACCTTTTAAACGGTGAG GGGGCACATGTTGCTGGCTCATGCTTGGTATCAGAAACACAGAAATTACATAG GGTCGCTCCAGAGTCAATTCAAGACCTTGAAGAATTTGTGACAGAATTCTTTTCAGGCCTTCCATGCACCACCATCATCTGTATAAGTGTGCTTGGAGGCCCTTATGCTAGTTTGTTACAAGAATTGTTGTGTTTTCCTTCACGCATGCATGCATGGATTCTGGTTTCACGCTTGAACTCTAAGAATCAACCTATCAGTATGCTTCTGCCAGTGGATTCAGTATTAGAAG GAGATTCAGATGATGTTAGTTATACTGGAATAAAGGATTGGCACTGTCCATGGGGTTCCACTGTGGTTGATGATGTAGCTCCAGAGTTTAGATTGATATTGGAGGGGACTCATTCATCATCTGTGAAACATCCTGTACAAGATACAAATGAGAAAAAGCTTAACTGGTGGGTGCAGAGGAAGAATTTTGATCGCCGCCTTG GAACTTGGAAGATTCATGGTTTGGTACTTGGAAACTTGTCCTACTGGGTGAATGGTCAAACTGCAAGCAGTTGGACTTGGTACATAAGAAGCTGGTGCGCAATCTGA